In the genome of Dermacentor variabilis isolate Ectoservices chromosome 5, ASM5094787v1, whole genome shotgun sequence, one region contains:
- the LOC142582491 gene encoding uncharacterized protein LOC142582491 isoform X3, with translation MNNREMLAKAVLNNVSSRQVPSRPEHRLPPSGTSFSSTPVPTQLTRNSHVTVTLDGTSSARNLLQQHTRPYFDSLLRRQLNKSAMGPAAAVGTPSAASSKGQPLAPERSLLAQHLAQRNSEPNGVELAPTERAPTERVRVLKTSGGTVTVRSLTPVAVPIRVHAEQARAPYSTVQTEPPRAPPRSIEHGAASVPLQRRAPPSSPIVSAPVAVPRRILPKPVHSLSFMANGSRTHQNSSVVSVQDATSRVRYVDAPVHASPNDVITGLKNMAVVHPQVRPAMSVKPIAADELAKDVQLSKTTLQNMAASVAQKMTQSSTAEVTSAAEHRTLLEPNLVVPVSIQRSVPEPVQRVGEDEGRKSKMIIVDLTEPTETSPAAKQDSSAMSARAEMRLSTPPTVTDEPLQLEAGCLQVPSGLKVDFINLDDLLIGDLSYLAKYFGLSILEPLSMDDIANKGLSEWIDIADEAEVERTFVELKALNGSPGQHLCWANQMTPESSDVAYPIIVPEYEELTTSLPADVTKSASTTVETADGKASPAGASRSPRGTKEGTAKSPLILIIKKGANSSASSPAWQLSPCKSSTAKEEKEESKTLFCNALNLLPSSGEQLKKMRKGKSARALAVLKDKVMSEYLKNHFVPLNRVQGMYRYLFKKGHLREGKLTYACEVYRNLRSRENRPRASLVMSRYDDEDFIPKKNQPSSPGLLWHLKKKKKVTSKYEMDDDYVPRKGQVNGQKLRRSLWGRPKGSWRTAAANSDASSNSSSPSGEIAAASLAELEGCCMTPLYKLEAGNWTPKCSADDSSRWDIWVSENSLESKMSRPIPMVVLTRIEDCDAVTCR, from the exons ATGAATAATCGAGAAATGCTTGCAAAAGCGGTCCTCAACAATGTGTCCT CAAGACAAGTTCCAAGTCGCCCTGAGCATCGCCTTCCACCTTCTGGCACTTCATTTTCGAGCACACCTGTTCCAACTCAGTTGACTCGGAATAGTCACGTGACTGTCACGTTAGATGGCACATCAAGCGCACGAAACTTGTTGCAACAACATACTCGACCGTACTTTGACTCACTTCTTCGACGTCAGCTGAACAAATCTGCCATGGgcccagcagcagcagtaggaacACCATCAGCAGCATCCAGCAAGGGCCAGCCATTAGCCCCTGAGAGGAGCCTACTTGCCCAGCACTTAGCTCAGAGAAATAGTGAGCCAAATGGTGTGGAGCTAGCCCCCACTGAAAGAGCCCCCACTGAAAGAGTGCGCGTATTGAAAACATCGGGTGGGACAGTAACGGTGCGTTCGCTCACTCCTGTGGCTGTGCCCATCAGGGTACATGCAGAACAAGCCAGAGCACCTTATAGCACAGTGCAGACTGAACCACCTAGGGCACCTCCCCGCAGCATAGAGCATGGTGCTGCCAGTGTCCCCTTGCAGAGGAGAGCACCACCATCATCGCCCATCGTAAGTGCACCTGTTGCGGTACCACGCAGAATATTGCCCAAGCCTGTGCATAGCCTGTCCTTCATGGCCAATGGGAGCCGTACACATCAGAATTCATCCGTGGTCTCTGTTCAGGATGCAACCTCGAGAGTGAGGTATGTGGATGCGCCTGTTCATGCCAGTCCAAACGATGTGATCACTGGTCTGAAGAATATGGCGGTAGTTCACCCTCAGGTACGACCTGCCATGTCTGTTAAGCCCATCGCTGCTGATGAATTAGCCAAAGATGTGCAGCTGTCAAAGACAACCCTTCAAAATATGGCCGCTAGCGTGGCACAGAAAATGACACAGTCAAGCACCGCAGAAGTcacttctgctgctgagcacaggACCCTTTTAGAGCCAAACCTTGTCGTGCCAGTGTCAATCCAGCGAAGTGTTCCCGAACCTGTACAGCGTGTAGGAGAAGATGAAGGCAGGAAGTCGAAAATGATCATTGTGGACCTCACAGAACCCACAGAAACTTCTCCAGCAGCTAAGCAGGATTCATCAGCCatgagcgcacgagctgagatgAGGTTGTCAACGCCTCCTACTGTGACAGATGAACCGCTTCAGTTGGAGGCGGGTTGCCTCCAAGTGCCATCGGGCCTCAAAGTGGACTTTATCAACTTAGACGACTTGTTAATAGGCGACCTAAGCTATCTAGCCAAGTACTTTGGCCTGAGCATACTGGAGCCTCTGTCTATGGATGATATTGCCAACAAGGGACTGTCAGAGTGGATAGATATCGCGGATGAAGCCGAGGTGGAAAGGACATTTGTAGAGTTGAAGGCCCTGAATGGGAGCCCTGGTCAGCATCTTTGCTGGGCTAATCAAATGACACCAGAAAGTTCAGACGTTGCTTATCCCATTATAGTTCCTGAATATGAAGAGCTTACCACCAGCCTCCCAGCTGATGTCACAAAATCTGCATCAACAACAGTGGAAACAGCTGATGGAAAGGCTTCCCCTGCAGGAGCTAGCCGCAGTCCAAGGGGCACCAAGGAAGGCACAGCCAAGAGCCCTCTCATCTTGATCATTAAGAAGGGAGCCAACAGCAGTGCTTCAAGTCCAGCATGGCAACTGTCTCCATGCAAGAGTAGCACtgcaaaggaagaaaaagaggagTCCAAGACGCTTTTCTGCAATGCACTGAACCTACTGCCAAGTTCGGGGGAACAGCTGAAGAAGATGCGCAAGGGCAAGTCGGCCCGTGCACTGGCTGTGCTCAAAGACAAAGTGATGTCGGAGTACCTCAAGAATCACTTCGTGCCACTGAACCGTGTGCAGGGCATGTACCGGTATTTGTTCAAGAAGGGCCACTTACGGGAGGGCAAGCTGACGTATGCCTGTGAGGTTTATCGGAACCTGCGAAGCCGAGAGAACCGGCCAAGGGCGTCTCTGGTCATGTCACGGTATGACGATGAGG ACTTCATTCCCAAAAAGAATCAACCGTCATCTCCGGGCCTCCTTTGgcacttgaagaagaagaagaaagttaCTTCGAAATATG AAATGGATGATGATTACGTCCCGAGGAAAGGTCAAGTCAATGGCCAGAAACTTCGGCGCAGCCTGTGGGGCCGGCCAAAAGGTTCCTGGAGGACGGCAGCAGCTAACAGCGATgctagcagcaacagcagcagcccaTCTGGTGAAATAGCTGCAGCCAGTCTAGCAGAACTCGAAGGTTGCTGCATGACACCACTGTACAAGCTGGAAGCAGGCAACTGGACTCCCAAGTGTTCCGCAGACGACTCTAGTCGATGGGACATCTGGGTCTCTGAGAACTCTCTCGAGAGCAAGATGTCGCGTCCCATTCCAATGGTGGTCCTGACCAGGATTGAAGACTGTGATGCAG
- the LOC142582491 gene encoding uncharacterized protein LOC142582491 isoform X2, which yields MNNREMLAKAVLNNVSSRQVPSRPEHRLPPSGTSFSSTPVPTQLTRNSHVTVTLDGTSSARNLLQQHTRPYFDSLLRRQLNKSAMGPAAAVGTPSAASSKGQPLAPERSLLAQHLAQRNSEPNGVELAPTERAPTERVRVLKTSGGTVTVRSLTPVAVPIRVHAEQARAPYSTVQTEPPRAPPRSIEHGAASVPLQRRAPPSSPIVSAPVAVPRRILPKPVHSLSFMANGSRTHQNSSVVSVQDATSRVRYVDAPVHASPNDVITGLKNMAVVHPQVRPAMSVKPIAADELAKDVQLSKTTLQNMAASVAQKMTQSSTAEVTSAAEHRTLLEPNLVVPVSIQRSVPEPVQRVGEDEGRKSKMIIVDLTEPTETSPAAKQDSSAMSARAEMRLSTPPTVTDEPLQLEAGCLQVPSGLKVDFINLDDLLIGDLSYLAKYFGLSILEPLSMDDIANKGLSEWIDIADEAEVERTFVELKALNGSPGQHLCWANQMTPESSDVAYPIIVPEYEELTTSLPADVTKSASTTVETADGKASPAGASRSPRGTKEGTAKSPLILIIKKGANSSASSPAWQLSPCKSSTAKEEKEESKTLFCNALNLLPSSGEQLKKMRKGKSARALAVLKDKVMSEYLKNHFVPLNRVQGMYRYLFKKGHLREGKLTYACEVYRNLRSRENRPRASLVMSRYDDEDFIPKKNQPSSPGLLWHLKKKKKVTSKYEMDDDYVPRKGQVNGQKLRRSLWGRPKGSWRTAAANSDASSNSSSPSGEIAAASLAELEGCCMTPLYKLEAGNWTPKCSADDSSRWDIWVSENSLESKMSRPIPMVVLTRIEDCDADASGTSKVESPQHTVVSELFCSQCSYSCLNKPSLVNHFSSKHKETDISFRTVVMKCRINKTAPAAKGPST from the exons ATGAATAATCGAGAAATGCTTGCAAAAGCGGTCCTCAACAATGTGTCCT CAAGACAAGTTCCAAGTCGCCCTGAGCATCGCCTTCCACCTTCTGGCACTTCATTTTCGAGCACACCTGTTCCAACTCAGTTGACTCGGAATAGTCACGTGACTGTCACGTTAGATGGCACATCAAGCGCACGAAACTTGTTGCAACAACATACTCGACCGTACTTTGACTCACTTCTTCGACGTCAGCTGAACAAATCTGCCATGGgcccagcagcagcagtaggaacACCATCAGCAGCATCCAGCAAGGGCCAGCCATTAGCCCCTGAGAGGAGCCTACTTGCCCAGCACTTAGCTCAGAGAAATAGTGAGCCAAATGGTGTGGAGCTAGCCCCCACTGAAAGAGCCCCCACTGAAAGAGTGCGCGTATTGAAAACATCGGGTGGGACAGTAACGGTGCGTTCGCTCACTCCTGTGGCTGTGCCCATCAGGGTACATGCAGAACAAGCCAGAGCACCTTATAGCACAGTGCAGACTGAACCACCTAGGGCACCTCCCCGCAGCATAGAGCATGGTGCTGCCAGTGTCCCCTTGCAGAGGAGAGCACCACCATCATCGCCCATCGTAAGTGCACCTGTTGCGGTACCACGCAGAATATTGCCCAAGCCTGTGCATAGCCTGTCCTTCATGGCCAATGGGAGCCGTACACATCAGAATTCATCCGTGGTCTCTGTTCAGGATGCAACCTCGAGAGTGAGGTATGTGGATGCGCCTGTTCATGCCAGTCCAAACGATGTGATCACTGGTCTGAAGAATATGGCGGTAGTTCACCCTCAGGTACGACCTGCCATGTCTGTTAAGCCCATCGCTGCTGATGAATTAGCCAAAGATGTGCAGCTGTCAAAGACAACCCTTCAAAATATGGCCGCTAGCGTGGCACAGAAAATGACACAGTCAAGCACCGCAGAAGTcacttctgctgctgagcacaggACCCTTTTAGAGCCAAACCTTGTCGTGCCAGTGTCAATCCAGCGAAGTGTTCCCGAACCTGTACAGCGTGTAGGAGAAGATGAAGGCAGGAAGTCGAAAATGATCATTGTGGACCTCACAGAACCCACAGAAACTTCTCCAGCAGCTAAGCAGGATTCATCAGCCatgagcgcacgagctgagatgAGGTTGTCAACGCCTCCTACTGTGACAGATGAACCGCTTCAGTTGGAGGCGGGTTGCCTCCAAGTGCCATCGGGCCTCAAAGTGGACTTTATCAACTTAGACGACTTGTTAATAGGCGACCTAAGCTATCTAGCCAAGTACTTTGGCCTGAGCATACTGGAGCCTCTGTCTATGGATGATATTGCCAACAAGGGACTGTCAGAGTGGATAGATATCGCGGATGAAGCCGAGGTGGAAAGGACATTTGTAGAGTTGAAGGCCCTGAATGGGAGCCCTGGTCAGCATCTTTGCTGGGCTAATCAAATGACACCAGAAAGTTCAGACGTTGCTTATCCCATTATAGTTCCTGAATATGAAGAGCTTACCACCAGCCTCCCAGCTGATGTCACAAAATCTGCATCAACAACAGTGGAAACAGCTGATGGAAAGGCTTCCCCTGCAGGAGCTAGCCGCAGTCCAAGGGGCACCAAGGAAGGCACAGCCAAGAGCCCTCTCATCTTGATCATTAAGAAGGGAGCCAACAGCAGTGCTTCAAGTCCAGCATGGCAACTGTCTCCATGCAAGAGTAGCACtgcaaaggaagaaaaagaggagTCCAAGACGCTTTTCTGCAATGCACTGAACCTACTGCCAAGTTCGGGGGAACAGCTGAAGAAGATGCGCAAGGGCAAGTCGGCCCGTGCACTGGCTGTGCTCAAAGACAAAGTGATGTCGGAGTACCTCAAGAATCACTTCGTGCCACTGAACCGTGTGCAGGGCATGTACCGGTATTTGTTCAAGAAGGGCCACTTACGGGAGGGCAAGCTGACGTATGCCTGTGAGGTTTATCGGAACCTGCGAAGCCGAGAGAACCGGCCAAGGGCGTCTCTGGTCATGTCACGGTATGACGATGAGG ACTTCATTCCCAAAAAGAATCAACCGTCATCTCCGGGCCTCCTTTGgcacttgaagaagaagaagaaagttaCTTCGAAATATG AAATGGATGATGATTACGTCCCGAGGAAAGGTCAAGTCAATGGCCAGAAACTTCGGCGCAGCCTGTGGGGCCGGCCAAAAGGTTCCTGGAGGACGGCAGCAGCTAACAGCGATgctagcagcaacagcagcagcccaTCTGGTGAAATAGCTGCAGCCAGTCTAGCAGAACTCGAAGGTTGCTGCATGACACCACTGTACAAGCTGGAAGCAGGCAACTGGACTCCCAAGTGTTCCGCAGACGACTCTAGTCGATGGGACATCTGGGTCTCTGAGAACTCTCTCGAGAGCAAGATGTCGCGTCCCATTCCAATGGTGGTCCTGACCAGGATTGAAGACTGTGATGCAG
- the LOC142582491 gene encoding uncharacterized protein LOC142582491 isoform X1 — protein sequence MNNREMLAKAVLNNVSSRQVPSRPEHRLPPSGTSFSSTPVPTQLTRNSHVTVTLDGTSSARNLLQQHTRPYFDSLLRRQLNKSAMGPAAAVGTPSAASSKGQPLAPERSLLAQHLAQRNSEPNGVELAPTERAPTERVRVLKTSGGTVTVRSLTPVAVPIRVHAEQARAPYSTVQTEPPRAPPRSIEHGAASVPLQRRAPPSSPIVSAPVAVPRRILPKPVHSLSFMANGSRTHQNSSVVSVQDATSRVRYVDAPVHASPNDVITGLKNMAVVHPQVRPAMSVKPIAADELAKDVQLSKTTLQNMAASVAQKMTQSSTAEVTSAAEHRTLLEPNLVVPVSIQRSVPEPVQRVGEDEGRKSKMIIVDLTEPTETSPAAKQDSSAMSARAEMRLSTPPTVTDEPLQLEAGCLQVPSGLKVDFINLDDLLIGDLSYLAKYFGLSILEPLSMDDIANKGLSEWIDIADEAEVERTFVELKALNGSPGQHLCWANQMTPESSDVAYPIIVPEYEELTTSLPADVTKSASTTVETADGKASPAGASRSPRGTKEGTAKSPLILIIKKGANSSASSPAWQLSPCKSSTAKEEKEESKTLFCNALNLLPSSGEQLKKMRKGKSARALAVLKDKVMSEYLKNHFVPLNRVQGMYRYLFKKGHLREGKLTYACEVYRNLRSRENRPRASLVMSRYDDEDFIPKKNQPSSPGLLWHLKKKKKVTSKYEMDDDYVPRKGQVNGQKLRRSLWGRPKGSWRTAAANSDASSNSSSPSGEIAAASLAELEGCCMTPLYKLEAGNWTPKCSADDSSRWDIWVSENSLESKMSRPIPMVVLTRIEDCDADASGTSKVESPQHTVVSELFCSQCSYSCLNKPSLVNHFSSKHKETDISFRTVVMKCRINKTAPAAKGNGPST from the exons ATGAATAATCGAGAAATGCTTGCAAAAGCGGTCCTCAACAATGTGTCCT CAAGACAAGTTCCAAGTCGCCCTGAGCATCGCCTTCCACCTTCTGGCACTTCATTTTCGAGCACACCTGTTCCAACTCAGTTGACTCGGAATAGTCACGTGACTGTCACGTTAGATGGCACATCAAGCGCACGAAACTTGTTGCAACAACATACTCGACCGTACTTTGACTCACTTCTTCGACGTCAGCTGAACAAATCTGCCATGGgcccagcagcagcagtaggaacACCATCAGCAGCATCCAGCAAGGGCCAGCCATTAGCCCCTGAGAGGAGCCTACTTGCCCAGCACTTAGCTCAGAGAAATAGTGAGCCAAATGGTGTGGAGCTAGCCCCCACTGAAAGAGCCCCCACTGAAAGAGTGCGCGTATTGAAAACATCGGGTGGGACAGTAACGGTGCGTTCGCTCACTCCTGTGGCTGTGCCCATCAGGGTACATGCAGAACAAGCCAGAGCACCTTATAGCACAGTGCAGACTGAACCACCTAGGGCACCTCCCCGCAGCATAGAGCATGGTGCTGCCAGTGTCCCCTTGCAGAGGAGAGCACCACCATCATCGCCCATCGTAAGTGCACCTGTTGCGGTACCACGCAGAATATTGCCCAAGCCTGTGCATAGCCTGTCCTTCATGGCCAATGGGAGCCGTACACATCAGAATTCATCCGTGGTCTCTGTTCAGGATGCAACCTCGAGAGTGAGGTATGTGGATGCGCCTGTTCATGCCAGTCCAAACGATGTGATCACTGGTCTGAAGAATATGGCGGTAGTTCACCCTCAGGTACGACCTGCCATGTCTGTTAAGCCCATCGCTGCTGATGAATTAGCCAAAGATGTGCAGCTGTCAAAGACAACCCTTCAAAATATGGCCGCTAGCGTGGCACAGAAAATGACACAGTCAAGCACCGCAGAAGTcacttctgctgctgagcacaggACCCTTTTAGAGCCAAACCTTGTCGTGCCAGTGTCAATCCAGCGAAGTGTTCCCGAACCTGTACAGCGTGTAGGAGAAGATGAAGGCAGGAAGTCGAAAATGATCATTGTGGACCTCACAGAACCCACAGAAACTTCTCCAGCAGCTAAGCAGGATTCATCAGCCatgagcgcacgagctgagatgAGGTTGTCAACGCCTCCTACTGTGACAGATGAACCGCTTCAGTTGGAGGCGGGTTGCCTCCAAGTGCCATCGGGCCTCAAAGTGGACTTTATCAACTTAGACGACTTGTTAATAGGCGACCTAAGCTATCTAGCCAAGTACTTTGGCCTGAGCATACTGGAGCCTCTGTCTATGGATGATATTGCCAACAAGGGACTGTCAGAGTGGATAGATATCGCGGATGAAGCCGAGGTGGAAAGGACATTTGTAGAGTTGAAGGCCCTGAATGGGAGCCCTGGTCAGCATCTTTGCTGGGCTAATCAAATGACACCAGAAAGTTCAGACGTTGCTTATCCCATTATAGTTCCTGAATATGAAGAGCTTACCACCAGCCTCCCAGCTGATGTCACAAAATCTGCATCAACAACAGTGGAAACAGCTGATGGAAAGGCTTCCCCTGCAGGAGCTAGCCGCAGTCCAAGGGGCACCAAGGAAGGCACAGCCAAGAGCCCTCTCATCTTGATCATTAAGAAGGGAGCCAACAGCAGTGCTTCAAGTCCAGCATGGCAACTGTCTCCATGCAAGAGTAGCACtgcaaaggaagaaaaagaggagTCCAAGACGCTTTTCTGCAATGCACTGAACCTACTGCCAAGTTCGGGGGAACAGCTGAAGAAGATGCGCAAGGGCAAGTCGGCCCGTGCACTGGCTGTGCTCAAAGACAAAGTGATGTCGGAGTACCTCAAGAATCACTTCGTGCCACTGAACCGTGTGCAGGGCATGTACCGGTATTTGTTCAAGAAGGGCCACTTACGGGAGGGCAAGCTGACGTATGCCTGTGAGGTTTATCGGAACCTGCGAAGCCGAGAGAACCGGCCAAGGGCGTCTCTGGTCATGTCACGGTATGACGATGAGG ACTTCATTCCCAAAAAGAATCAACCGTCATCTCCGGGCCTCCTTTGgcacttgaagaagaagaagaaagttaCTTCGAAATATG AAATGGATGATGATTACGTCCCGAGGAAAGGTCAAGTCAATGGCCAGAAACTTCGGCGCAGCCTGTGGGGCCGGCCAAAAGGTTCCTGGAGGACGGCAGCAGCTAACAGCGATgctagcagcaacagcagcagcccaTCTGGTGAAATAGCTGCAGCCAGTCTAGCAGAACTCGAAGGTTGCTGCATGACACCACTGTACAAGCTGGAAGCAGGCAACTGGACTCCCAAGTGTTCCGCAGACGACTCTAGTCGATGGGACATCTGGGTCTCTGAGAACTCTCTCGAGAGCAAGATGTCGCGTCCCATTCCAATGGTGGTCCTGACCAGGATTGAAGACTGTGATGCAG